CCTGACGCCCGAGCTCGCGAGCGAGATCACGCTGCAGCCCGTGCGTCGCCACGGCGTGGACGCGGGCATCTTCTTCAGCGACATCGTCGTGCCCGTGCTGCTCGCCGGCCTGCCGATCCGCATTGAGCCGGGTCGCGGGCCCGTGCTCGACGAGCCCATCCGCACCGCCTCGGACGTGCTGCGGCTGCGCCCGCTCGACCCGGCCGCGCTCGAGCCCATCCGTGAGGCCGTGGCCATGACCGTGGCCGAGCTCGGCTCGACGCCGCTCATCGGCTTCGGCGGCGCCCCCTTCACGCTCGCCGCCTACCTCGTCGAGGGCGGGCCGTCGAAAGACCAGCAGCGCGCGCGAGCCATGATGCACGCCGACCCGCGCTCGTGGGCGGTACTGCTCAACTGGTGCGCCGACGTCACGGGCCAGTTCGTGCGCGCGCAGGTCGAGGCAGGGGCCTCGGCCGCGCAGCTCTTCGACTCGTGGGTGGGCTCGCTCTCGGCCGTCGACTACCAGCGCCGAGTTGCCCCTCACACCAAGCGGGCGCTCGACCACCTGCGCGGGCTCGAGGTGCCGCGCATCCACTTCGGGCTCGGCACCGACCGCATCCTGCCCCAGATCGCCGCTCTCGGCGTCGACGCCGTCGGCATCGACTGGCGCATCCCGCTCGACGAGGCGAGCGCGACGCTCGGCGACGCGCTGCCGCTGCAGGGCAACATCGACCCCGCGCTGCTGACCGCACCCTGGCCCGTGCTCGGCGCGCACGTCGACGACGTGCTGCGGCGCGGTCGGCGCGCGCCCGCCCACATCGTCAACCTCGGCCACGGCGTGCCGCCTGAGACCGACCCCGACGTGCTCACGCGGCTCGTGCAGTACATCCACGCGGGCGAGACGACCCCGACGAGGACCGACTGGTGACGACGCCCGACCCCGCTGAGAGACCGCCAGCGGAGACCCTCGTCGTGGGCGCGGGCATCGCAGGGCTCGTGCTCGCCCGCGAGCTCGTGCTGCAGGGCCGACAGGTGCGCGTGCTCGAGGCCTCCGACCGCGCGGGCGGGCAGGTCGCGAGCGTCGAGCTCGACGGCCTGCGCCTCGACGCCGGCGCCGAGGCCTTCGCGACCCGCGGCGGCACCGTGCGCGAGTACCTCGAGCGCCTCGGCCTCGCCGACCGCATCATCGCCCCGCGCGACGCCCCCGCGTGGCTGCACGCCGCCGAGGGGCAGACCGTGCCGCTGCCCGCCGTGAGCCTGCTCGGCATTCCGGCCGCGCCGCTCGCCGACGATGTGGTCGCGGTGGTCGGTCGCCGCGGCGCCTGGCGCGGCCTGCTGGATGCCCTCCTCCCCGGCCCCGTCGGCTCGCGCCTGCCCACCGTGGGTGCGCTCGTGCGGCGGCGCATGGGCGACGCCATTCTTGAGAAGCTCGTGGCCCCGGTCGTCGAGGGCATCCATTCGACGCACCCCGACGACCTGCCCGTCACGGCCGTGCCCGGGCTCGTGCACAACCTGCTGCGCGAGAACTCGCTCGGCCGCGCCGTCGCCCGCATGCGGATCGACGCCCCGGCGGGGTCGCTCGTCGCGAGCCTCGAGGGCGGCATGGCGACGCTCGTCGACGCGCTGCTCGCCGAGCTCGACCGCTTCGGCGTGCCCGTCGAGTACGGTGTGCGCGTCGCCGAGGTGCACGCCGACCACGTGGTGCTCGCGAGCGAGCGCGACGACGCCGAGCCCGAGGTGCGGCACGGCCACGTCGTCGTCGCGGCCCCCGGGCTCGTCGACCCCGCCGACGGCTCGAGCGCCGTGCAGACGGCGACCCACCTCGCGCTGCTCGTGCTCGCGCCCGATCCGGCCCTCGCGGCCGCGCCACGCGGCACGGGCGTGCTCGTCGCGCGCGGCACGAGCGTCGTCGCGCGCGCCCTCACGCACGTCACCGCCAAGTGGGCCACGGTGCGGGCCGCGGCCGACGGCCGCGAGGTCGTGCGGCTCAGCTACGAGCGGCCTCCGTCGCTCGAGCAGGCGCGGCTCGACGCGGAAGCGCTGCTCGGGGTGAGCATCCCGAGCGATCGTGTGCTCGCCGGCGAGGTCGTGACCTGGTTGCGCGCCGCGCGCATCGCCGTGACCGACGACGGCATCCCCATCGTGGGCGAGCAGGTGGCCGGAACGGGCCTCGCCGCTGTGATCGCCCACGCCCGCGCGACCGCCGAGCGCCTGGGTGCGCCCGACGACGCTGATTCTCCGACGAAAGAGAGCACCCCGTGAGCGAGACCCTCGCCTACACCGTCTACGTCGTGCTGCGGCGCGACCCCCAGCGACGCGCCGCAGGCGGCGGCGTGCAGGAGGCCGTCGAGGCGGTCACCGCGCAGGGTGTCACCGTGCGCGGCATCTACGACGTGAGCGGGCTGCGCGCCGACGCCGACATCATGCTGTGGCTGCACGGCGAGACGGTCGACGGGCTGCAGGCGGCTGTGCGCACGCTTCGCCGCTCGCCGCTGCTGGAGGACACGCTGCCGACCTGGAACGCCATGGGCGTGCACGTGCAGGCCGAGTTCAGCCGCAGCCACGCGCCGGCCTTCATGCTCGGCAAGGAGCCGAAGGGCTGGCTGTGCGTCT
The sequence above is a segment of the Microcella humidisoli genome. Coding sequences within it:
- a CDS encoding protoporphyrinogen/coproporphyrinogen oxidase, with translation MTTPDPAERPPAETLVVGAGIAGLVLARELVLQGRQVRVLEASDRAGGQVASVELDGLRLDAGAEAFATRGGTVREYLERLGLADRIIAPRDAPAWLHAAEGQTVPLPAVSLLGIPAAPLADDVVAVVGRRGAWRGLLDALLPGPVGSRLPTVGALVRRRMGDAILEKLVAPVVEGIHSTHPDDLPVTAVPGLVHNLLRENSLGRAVARMRIDAPAGSLVASLEGGMATLVDALLAELDRFGVPVEYGVRVAEVHADHVVLASERDDAEPEVRHGHVVVAAPGLVDPADGSSAVQTATHLALLVLAPDPALAAAPRGTGVLVARGTSVVARALTHVTAKWATVRAAADGREVVRLSYERPPSLEQARLDAEALLGVSIPSDRVLAGEVVTWLRAARIAVTDDGIPIVGEQVAGTGLAAVIAHARATAERLGAPDDADSPTKESTP
- the hemQ gene encoding hydrogen peroxide-dependent heme synthase, which produces MSETLAYTVYVVLRRDPQRRAAGGGVQEAVEAVTAQGVTVRGIYDVSGLRADADIMLWLHGETVDGLQAAVRTLRRSPLLEDTLPTWNAMGVHVQAEFSRSHAPAFMLGKEPKGWLCVYPFVRSYEWYLLPEDERREMLAEHGRKGSAFTGVLANTVASFALGDYEWLLGLESDDPLELVDMMRDLRYTEARRHVREEVPFFTGRRLDDAALDAEILEVLA
- the hemE gene encoding uroporphyrinogen decarboxylase; translation: MTLPPAHPLVDGRTAQSHLVRALRGDRPERPPVWFMRQAGRSLPEYRALRAGGDMLQACLTPELASEITLQPVRRHGVDAGIFFSDIVVPVLLAGLPIRIEPGRGPVLDEPIRTASDVLRLRPLDPAALEPIREAVAMTVAELGSTPLIGFGGAPFTLAAYLVEGGPSKDQQRARAMMHADPRSWAVLLNWCADVTGQFVRAQVEAGASAAQLFDSWVGSLSAVDYQRRVAPHTKRALDHLRGLEVPRIHFGLGTDRILPQIAALGVDAVGIDWRIPLDEASATLGDALPLQGNIDPALLTAPWPVLGAHVDDVLRRGRRAPAHIVNLGHGVPPETDPDVLTRLVQYIHAGETTPTRTDW